The Corythoichthys intestinalis isolate RoL2023-P3 chromosome 1, ASM3026506v1, whole genome shotgun sequence genome has a segment encoding these proteins:
- the LOC130915110 gene encoding gastrula zinc finger protein XlCGF57.1-like isoform X1: MTCPADFTIKELHPQKHDPLHVKQEESEMPYIKQETEPETLGIKEEKQEDQIPNCPMTVSVKSEEDEGLSEESGAEEPWSVSSLQHPTTKREGRSQPDGLLAPLSDSDDATSHSSDFKTDGGDKDFDQKSSLKRDTKAVGKPFTCSLCDKRFCQKQQLTTHMRTHTGEKPFLCTFCGERFTQKVQLIRHTSTHTGEKPFACAFCDKRFCTRHQLTRHTHSHTGARPFLCTSCGQRFVEKSDLIIHTRTHTGEKPYACTFCGKQFSVKGSLNKHIRTHTGEKPFVCSVCHKRFTRKEKLNRHVKTHTGEKRFACSLCDKRYLTNAELNIHVRTHTGEKPFACSFCDKRFCQRQHLRTHTRVHTGEKPFLCTFCDQRFTQKVQLIRHTSAHTGEKPFACSFCDKRFLEKRDLSNHTRVHTGEKPFACSLCDKRFGRKQQLTTHTRTHAGEKALP, translated from the coding sequence TGTCCCGCAGACTTCACTATTAAAGAACTTCACCCTCAGAAGCACGATCCCCTACATGTTAAACAGGAAGAGTCAGAGATGCCTTACATCAAACAAGAGACGGAGCCAGAGACCCTCGgcattaaagaagaaaaacaggaaGATCAAATCCCCAACTGTCCAATGACTGTCAGTGTGAAGAGTGAAGAAGATGAAGGTCTAAGCGAAGAGAGCGGAGCAGAGGAACCTTGGAGCGTCAGCTCACTTCAACACCCGACAACAAAAAGAGAGGGACGATCGCAACCTGACGGTTTGTTAGCGCCGCTCTCGGACAGTGACGACGCAACGTCACACTCTTCTGACTTTAAAACTGATGGTGGGGATAAAGACTTTGACCAAAAATCATCATTGAAAAGGGACACAAAAGCGGTTGGAAAACCTTTTACTTGCtctctttgcgataaaagattttgtcAGAAGCAACAGTTAACAACCCATATGCGTACGCACACCGGGGAAAAGCCTTTTCTCTGCACGTTTTGTGGTGAAAGATTCACCCAGAAGGTCCAATTAATACGTCACACAAGTACACACACTGGGgaaaagcctttcgcctgcgcattttgcgataaaagattttgtacGAGGCATCAGTTAAcgagacacacacattcacacactggGGCTAGGCCTTTTCTCTGCACgagttgtggtcaaagattcgtcGAGAAAAGTGATTTAAtcattcacacaagaacacacactggggagaagccttatgcctgcacattttgtggtaaacaATTCTCTGTGAAGGGAAGTTTAAACAAACAcataagaacacacactggagaaaagccttttgtctgctcagtttgCCATAAAAGATTCACTCGGAAAGAAAAACTAAATCGCCACGTtaaaacacacactggagagaaacgttttgcctgctcactttgtgataaaagataCTTGACAAACGCAGAGTTAAACATTCACGTCAGAACGCACaccggagagaagccttttgcatgctctttttgcgataaaagattctgTCAAAGGCAACACTTAAGAACACACACGCGTGTACACACCGGGGAAAAGCCTTTTCTCTGCACattttgtgatcaaagattcacCCAGAAGGTACAATTAATACGTCACACAAGTGCACACACTGgggaaaagccttttgcctgctcgttttgtgataaAAGATTCCTCGAGAAAAGAGATTTAAGCAATCACACAAGAGTACACACTGgggagaagcctttcgcctgctctctttgcgataaaagatttggcCGAAAACAACAGTTAACAACACACACGCGTACACACGCTGGGGAAAAGGCTTTACCTTGA
- the LOC130915110 gene encoding zinc finger protein OZF-like isoform X2, whose translation MTCPADFTIKELHPQKHDPLHVKQEESEMPYIKQETEPETLGIKEEKQEDQIPNCPMTVSVKSEEDEGLSEESGAEEPWSVSSLQHPTTKREGRSQPDDVTVEDLHPGKHDPSNVKQELDMQYIKLEVEPTAPSIKEEQENEIPKVQMTICVKSKEDEGPSKESRAQLASSNLFQQMTTKGEGRSQPDELLAPMLDSDDLTSHSSDFNTDEDDVDFEQNASKSLNKSSLKRNAKECAGGKPFYCSHCDKTFTTKKYLIIHTHTHTGGKSFLCTFCGKRFTHKGNLNTHIRRHTGEKPFVCSLCNKRFSAKEDLTAHTRTHTGEKPFVCTFCGKSFTQKRYLKIHTRTHTGDKPFVCSVCGKRFCTKPDLTRHRRIHTGEKPFVCSLCDKTFCTNHELTRHTRKHTGEKPFVCSLCDKRFFTKQVMTRHAQTHKAKGTPVSKN comes from the exons TGTCCCGCAGACTTCACTATTAAAGAACTTCACCCTCAGAAGCACGATCCCCTACATGTTAAACAGGAAGAGTCAGAGATGCCTTACATCAAACAAGAGACGGAGCCAGAGACCCTCGgcattaaagaagaaaaacaggaaGATCAAATCCCCAACTGTCCAATGACTGTCAGTGTGAAGAGTGAAGAAGATGAAGGTCTAAGCGAAGAGAGCGGAGCAGAGGAACCTTGGAGCGTCAGCTCACTTCAACACCCGACAACAAAAAGAGAGGGACGATCGCAACCTGACG ACGTCACAGTGGAAGATCTTCACCCAGGGAAGCACGATCCCTCCAACGTTAAACAGGAGTTGGACATGCAGTATATCAAACTGGAGGTAGAGCCGACGGCCCCCAGCATTAAAGAAGAACAGGAAAATGAAATCCCCAAGGTTCAAATGACTATCTGTGTAAAGAGCAAAGAAGATGAAGGTCCCAGCAAAGAGAGCAGAGCACAACTAGCAAGCAGTAACTTGTTTCAACAAATGACAACCAAAGGTGAGGGACGATCGCAACCGGATGAACTCTTGGCACCAATGTTGGACAGCGACGACCTAACATCACACTCTTCTGACTTTAACACCGATGAGGATGATGTTGACTTTGAGCAAAATGCTTCGAAATCCTTAAACAAGTCATCACTGAAAAGAAACGCAAAGGAATGCGCGGGTGGGAAACCTTTTTACTGCTcacattgtgataaaacattcACTACCAAGAAATATTTAATCAtacacacgcatacacacactGGGGGAAAGTCTTTTctctgcacattttgtggtaaaagattcacccatAAGGGAAATTTAAATACACACATAAgaagacacactggagagaagcctttcgtctgCTCTCTTTGCAATAAAAGATTTAGTGCGAAGGAAGACCTAACAGCACAcacgcgtacacacactggagagaagccttttgtctgcacattttgtggtaaaagttTCACCCAGAAGAGATATTTAAagatacacacaagaacacacaccggagacaagccttttgtctgctctgTTTGCGGTAAAAGATTTTGTACGAAGCCTGATTTGACAAGACACAGAAGgatacacactggagagaaacctttcGTCTGCTCTCTTTGTGATAAAACATTTTGTACGAATCATGAGTTAACAAGACACACGAGgaaacacactggagaaaagccttttgtctgctctcTTTGCGATAAAAGGTTTTTTACGAAGCAAGTGATGACAAGACACGCGCAGACACACAAGGCAAAAGGAACACCCGTGAGTAAGAATTAA
- the LOC130915119 gene encoding gastrula zinc finger protein XlCGF57.1-like, with the protein MKALHPQKHDPLVVKQEESEMAYIKKEDDPETSSIKDKQDDEIPKFPVTVGVKSEEDEASSEESEEEESSSDGSFQHLPTKGEGRSQPDGLFSDSDDVTSYSSDSNTDDEDNDFEQNASTSLSKSSLKRETNAVWKPFTCSLCDKTYSRKHHLKTHMRTHTGEKPFACSFCGKQFAEKGGLNKHIMAHTGEKPFPCSVCHKRFSRKEKLNRHIKTHTGEKDFACSLCAKTYSRKHHLNRHMLTHTGEKPFVCTSCGKQFAQKLELVSHTKTHTGEKAYACTLCDKRFSWKQALTTHTRTHTGEKPYLCTFCGKRFSQKIHLNRHSSLHTGEKPHLCTFCGKQFSEKGGLKKHIMTHTGEKPFSCSVCHRRFSQKVLLRHHTRTHTGEKPFVCRACGKRFIDRGSLNRHTRTHTREKSFACPMCDKRFGRKQQLTTHTCTQTGEKPFP; encoded by the coding sequence ATGAAAGCGCTTCACCCACAGAAGCACGATCCCCTCGTCGTTAAACAGGAGGAGTCGGAGATGGCGTACATCAAAAAGGAGGACGACCCAGAGACCTCCAGTATTAAAGATAAACAGGATGATGAAATTCCAAAGTTTCCAGTGACTGTCGGTGTGAAGAGTGAAGAAGACGAAGCTTCAAGCGAAGAGAGCGAAGAAGAGGAATCTTCGAGCGACGGCTCATTTCAACACCTGCCAACAAAAGGAGAGGGACGATCGCAACCTGACGGTTTGTTCTCAGACAGTGACGACGTAACATCATACTCGTCTGATTCCAACACTGATGATGAAGATAATGACTTTGAGCAAAATGCTTCAACATCCTTAAGCAAGTCCTCATTGAAAAGAGAGACAAATGCAGTTTGGAAACCTTTTACCTGCTCGCTTTGTGATAAAACATATTCTCGGAAACATCACTTAAAAACACACATGCGTACACATaccggagagaagcctttcgcctgctcatTTTGCGGTAAACAATTCGCTGAGAAGGGAGGTTTAAACAAACACATAAtggcacacactggagaaaagccttttccctgctcagtttgcCATAAAAGATTCTCTCGGAAAGAAAAGCTAAACCGTCACATtaaaacacacactggagagaaagaTTTTGCCTGCTCACTTTGCGCTAAAACATATTCGCGGAAACATCACTTAAACAGACACATGCTTACACACACCGGggaaaaaccttttgtctgcacatcttGTGGTAAACAATTCGCCCAGAAGTTAGAATTAGTAAGtcacacaaagacacacactGGGGAAAAGGCTTACGCTtgcacactttgcgataaaaggtTTTCTTGGAAGCAAGCGTTAACAACACACACGCGTACACACACCGGGGAAAAGCCTTATctctgcacattttgtggtaaaagattcagccAGAAGATACACTTAAATCGTCACTCAAGTTTACACACTGGGGAAAAGCCTCATctctgcacattttgtggtaaacaATTCTCTGAGAAGGGAGGTTTAAAGAAACACATAatgacacacactggagaaaagccattttcctgctcagtttgccaTAGGAGATTCTCTCAAAAAGTACTATTAAGAcatcacacaagaacacacactggagaaaagccttttgtctgcagagCTTGTGGTAAACGATTCATTGATAGGGGAAGTCTAAAcagacacacaagaacacacactcgaGAGAAGTCGTTTGCTTGCCCTatgtgcgataaaagatttggtCGTAAGCAACAGTTAACAACGCACACGTGTACACAAACCGGGGAAAAACCTTTTCCCTGA